From a region of the Coffea arabica cultivar ET-39 chromosome 3e, Coffea Arabica ET-39 HiFi, whole genome shotgun sequence genome:
- the LOC113735273 gene encoding purine permease 1-like, which yields MRKILLVINCIILAIGNCGSPLLTRLYFVKGGQRIWLPSWIQTAAWPIIFIPLLISYFHRQKTDPRPEDSKLIIMKYPVFIATAVIGLLTGLDNYLYAYGIARLPVSTAAIIIAAQLVFVAFFAFLLVKQKFTAYSVNAVILLTVGSGVLGLHTGSDRPKGESNKLYVLGFIMTLAAAALYGLILPMVELMYMKAKQAITYSLVLEIQLIMCFFATVFCTVGMLINKDFQAISREARAYELGEMKYYIVLVSGAIVSQCFFLGAIGVIFCASSLVSGIIIAVSLPVTELLAVIFFNEKFQAEKGVALFLSLWGFISYFYGDIKKNKSKEEKSDQKNPSQATEMTPVVAP from the exons ATGAGAAAAATCCTGCTTGTTATCAACTGTATCATTCTAGCCATAGGTAACTGCGGTTCCCCTCTTCTTACCCGTCTATACTTCGTCAAAGGAGGGCAAAGAATATGGCTACCCAGCTGGATACAGACAGCAGCATGGCCTATTATTTTCATTCCCCTCCTAATCTCTTATTTTCACCGCCAGAAAACTGATCCACGGCCCGAAGACTCCAAGTTAATTATAATGAAATACCCTGTTTTCATCGCTACTGCCGTCATCGGCCTCCTCACCGGCTTAGACAACTACTTGTATGCCTACGGGATTGCACGGCTTCCGGTGTCAACCGCCGCAATCATCATTGCTGCACAGCTTGTTTTCGTTGCTTTCTTTGCCTTCCTTCTTGTTAAACAGAAGTTTACAGCTTATTCTGTCAATGCCGTCATCTTGTTGACAGTGGGATCGGGCGTTTTGGGCTTGCATACGGGCAGTGATCGGCCGAAGGGAGAGTCGAATAAGCTGTATGTTTTAGGGTTCATCATGACGCTGGCGGCTGCAGCTTTGTACGGGTTGATCTTGCCAATGGTGGAGCTGATGTATATGAAGGCGAAGCAGGCGATTACGTATTCTTTGGTGCTGGAAATTCAGCTGATTATGTGTTTCTTCGCCACTGTTTTCTGCACCGTTGGGATGCTCATAAACAAGGACTTTCAG GCCATTTCTAGGGAGGCAAGAGCATATGAACTTGGAGAAATGAAATACTACATTGTGCTTGTTTCTGGTGCCATTGTTTCGCAATGCTTCTTCTTGGGTGCCATTGGAGTCATCTTTTGTGCTTCATCATTGGTATCTGGCATTATAATAGCCGTTTCGCTTCCAGTCACAGAACTCTTAGCTGTCATTTTCTTCAACGAAAAATTTCAAGCAGAAAAGGGTGTTGctcttttcctttctctctgGGGATTTATTTCGTATTTCTATGGCGacattaagaaaaacaaatcgaAGGAAGAGAAAAGTGATCAGAAGAATCCATCTCAAGCAACAGAGATGACTCCAGTTGTTGCCCCATGA